In Trichomycterus rosablanca isolate fTriRos1 chromosome 20, fTriRos1.hap1, whole genome shotgun sequence, one DNA window encodes the following:
- the zmp:0000000529 gene encoding WD repeat-containing protein 20: MAGDGGALKDLNEIKSQFRTREGFYKLLTLSDSQQRAGLARAPGAGGAATLAGGGGGGGVVPGPGGSSPASAGLLPPVRVSMVKLQPEDPSEESERVCFNVGRELYFYTYTNIKKAVDLSKPIDKRIYKGTQPTCHDFNQYSATAESVALIVGFSAGQVQYLDPIKKETSKLFNEERLIDKTKVTCLKWLPKSENLFLASHASGHLYLYNVEHPCGTTVPQYSLLRQGEGFAVYACKTKTPRNPLLRWAVGEGGLNEFAFSPDGVHIACVGQDGCLRVFHFDSMELHGVMKSYFGGLLCVSWSPDGKYLATGGEDDLVTVWSFAESRVVARGHGHKSWVNVVAFDPFTTSIEEEEPMELSGSEEDLHQIQGPLSFGRVRTSSTLSRLSRHSSKGGGPSVTYRFGSVGQDTQFCLWDLTDDVLYPRLPLSRALTNTFSSNAPTSISTGLNNTSGTGGVEGHHHPSNSHQTPSLPPPLPRSLSRSNSLPHPAVANASKTQGGTETGGTVGSGGGSTVPFSIGRFATLSLHDRKSDKSGAGGEKEHKRYHSLGNISKSNDKINIAPRNNRLDASKVLGTTLCPRMNEVPLLEPLVCKKIAHERLTVLVFMDDCIITACQEGLICTWARPGKMHSSTQISTQNGNSPSGTVV, translated from the exons ATGGCCGGTGATGGAGGCGCTCTGAAGGATTTAAACGAGATCAAGTCTCAGTTCCGCACCAGAGAGGGATTCTACAAGCTGCTCACGCTCTCGGACTCGCAGCAGCGGGCCGGGTTAGCGCGCGCTCCCGGGGCCGGCGGAGCAGCCACGCTCGCGGGGGGCGGCGGAGGCGGAGGGGTGGTACCGGGCCCCGGCGGCTCGTCTCCGGCTTCAGCGGGCCTCCTGCCCCCGGTGCGGGTCTCCATGGTGAAGCTCCAGCCGGAGGATCCGAGCGAGGAGTCCGAGCGCGTGTGCTTCAATGTCGGCCGGGAGCTTTACTTCTACACCTACACCAACATCAAAAAG gCGGTGGATCTCAGTAAACCTATAGACAAGCGTATATATAAAGGGACGCAACCCACGTGCCATGATTTTAATCAGTACTCGGCGACTGCAGAGAGCGTGGCTCTCATCGTGGGCTTCTCGGCTGGTCAGGTGCAGTACCTGGACCCCATCAAGAAAGAAACTAGCAAGCTCTTCAATGAGGAG AGGTTAATAGACAAAACTAAAGTGACGTGTCTGAAATGGCTCCCTAAATCTGAAAACTTGTTCCTGGCCTCTCATGCCAGTGGTCACCTCTACCTCTATAACGTCGAGCACCCATGTGGCACGACGGTCCCACAGTATTCTCTGCTCCGGCAGGGGGAAGGCTTTGCCGTCTACGCCTGCAAGACCAAGACACCTCGGAACCCTTTGCTCCGCTGGGCGGTGGGCGAAGGTGGGCTGAACGAATTTGCGTTTTCTCCTGACGGCGTGCACATAGCCTGCGTCGGCCAGGACGGTTGCCTTCGCGTCTTTCATTTCGACTCTATGGAGCTGCACGGTGTCATGAAGAGCTACTTCGGCGGATTGCTCTGTGTTTCCTGGAGTCCGGACGGCAAATACCTGGCAACCGGAGGAGAGGACGACCTGGTCACCGTGTGGTCGTTTGCGGAGAGTCGCGTGGTGGCACGTGGTCATGGCCACAAGTCCTGGGTCAACGTGGTGGCCTTTGATCCATTTACCACCAGCATAGAAGAAGAGGAACCCATGGAGCTCAGCGGTAGTGAGGAGGACCTCCACCAGATCCAGGGACCGCTGAGTTTCGGTCGTGTTCGAACCAGTAGCACTTTGTCACGTCTTTCTCGTCACAGCTCCAAGGGCGGTGGGCCTTCAGTCACGTACCGCTTCGGATCAGTCGGCCAAGATACGCAGTTTTGCCTCTGGGATCTCACAGACGACGTCCTCTATCCTCGGCTTCCGCTGTCCCGCGCCCTCACCAACACCTTCAGCTCCAACGCTCCGACCTCCATCAGCACAGGATTAAACAACACGAGCGGAACCGGAGGAGTCGAAGGCCACCACCACCCTTCCAACAGTCATCAGACGCCATCCTTACCACCTCCCTTACCTCGCTCGCTGTCCAGGTCCAACTCCCTCCCACATCCCGCGGTCGCCAATGCCTCCAAAACCCAGGGTGGAACCGAGACCGGAGGGACGGTAGGAAGCGGAGGAGGAAGCACCGTCCCATTCAGCATCGGCCGCTTCGCCACGCTGTCGCTCCACGATCGTAAATCGGACAAGTCCGGAGCCGGAGGGGAGAAGGAGCACAAGCGCTACCACAGTCTGGGAAACATCAGCAAGAGCAACGATAAGATCAACATCGCGCCGCGGAACAACAGATTAGATGCTTCCAAGGTGCTGGGGACGACGCTTTGCCCTCGGATGAACGAGGTCCCGCTGCTGGAACCCCTGGTTTGTAAAAAGATCGCCCACGAGAGGCTCACGGTTCTCGTCTTCATGGACGATTGCATCATTACCGCTTGCCAAGAGGGGCTCATCTGCACGTGGGCGAGGCCGGGCAAAATG CACTCCTCAACACAGATATCAACACAGAACGGGAACTCGCCCAGCGGTACGGTGGTATAG